From a single Shewanella denitrificans OS217 genomic region:
- a CDS encoding response regulator — protein MSQSILIVEDEIKLANLLADYFKQTEYQPHLIHHGDEVISWVKTHQPQAILLDIMLPGKNGIDLCKEIRQFSNVPILMVTAKVEEIDRLLGLELGADDYICKPFSPREVVARVKAVLRRGLVIENRDDTLQLDEHRFMVSFHQRGVSLTAVEFQLLKPLATKPERIFTREQLMQNMYSDHRIVNYRTIDSHIKKLRKKLADISQGKDWIQSVYGAGYRLVL, from the coding sequence ATGTCGCAATCAATTTTGATAGTAGAAGATGAAATCAAACTGGCTAATCTATTGGCCGACTATTTTAAACAGACGGAATATCAGCCTCATCTGATCCATCATGGCGATGAAGTTATATCTTGGGTAAAGACTCACCAGCCCCAAGCCATTTTGCTCGATATCATGCTGCCAGGTAAAAATGGCATAGATTTATGTAAAGAGATCCGTCAGTTTTCCAATGTTCCAATTTTAATGGTCACCGCTAAGGTGGAAGAAATTGACCGTTTACTTGGGCTAGAGCTTGGGGCCGATGACTATATTTGCAAACCATTTAGCCCACGAGAAGTCGTCGCCAGAGTCAAAGCCGTATTGCGAAGAGGACTGGTTATTGAAAATAGAGACGATACTCTGCAACTGGATGAACATAGGTTTATGGTGAGCTTTCATCAGCGAGGCGTTAGCCTGACCGCGGTGGAGTTTCAATTGCTCAAGCCTTTGGCGACTAAACCTGAGCGTATTTTCACCCGCGAACAACTAATGCAAAACATGTACTCAGATCATCGTATTGTAAATTACAGAACCATAGACAGTCACATTAAAAAACTGCGCAAGAAGCTTGCCGATATTAGCCAAGGTAAGGACTGGATCCAATCGGTTTATGGGGCTGGGTATCGCCTAGTGCTATAA
- a CDS encoding ATP-binding protein — translation MKIHNKLFLILFSFSLILVIMLVVLMQWSIAKGMVDYVNTKEVEALKPVITELAQIYKEDHGWQAMTGSHPRFRQLIETQLQGDEFAPRRHNFPPPRRPLRDRPPKDGPHALHKGPKDKHPAGRLPPPEHEARYALLDENDGLVVGKYLDNLKYSKTPIVLDGVTVGYFAVSKRERLTQGYEVEFIEQQQQYLWLIALLAIALVLLITRPLARHLVEPIKVITRGMHKLTQGDYQHTVDLKRQDEFGQLSRDYNELAIILAANDSARKRWLANISHELRTPVAILRGELEAMIDEVRPLTMDNVGSAHDEVKHLQRLIEDLHLLTSADIGAMHYRKQEEELTQVLANELDKYRSYLASAGITLNIEPTIESKASQHPILIYADTTRLYQLFENIINNAVKYSSATVLTLSVKQEISSSNIVLITFEDNGVGVEEKHLAHLFEHLYRVDDSRNRQTGGSGLGLSICRHIVAAHQGEIWAEKSSLGGLAIHIRLKII, via the coding sequence ATGAAAATTCATAACAAGCTGTTTTTAATTCTATTTAGCTTCAGCTTAATCCTAGTGATTATGTTAGTGGTACTGATGCAGTGGAGCATAGCTAAAGGCATGGTTGACTATGTAAACACCAAAGAGGTTGAAGCCTTAAAGCCTGTGATCACAGAGCTTGCTCAAATTTATAAAGAAGATCACGGCTGGCAGGCCATGACAGGCAGCCACCCTAGATTTCGCCAGCTCATTGAAACCCAGCTTCAAGGTGATGAATTTGCCCCTAGACGTCACAATTTTCCGCCCCCGCGCAGACCTCTTCGAGATAGGCCGCCAAAAGACGGGCCACATGCTTTGCACAAAGGCCCAAAGGATAAACACCCTGCAGGAAGATTACCGCCACCAGAGCACGAAGCACGCTATGCGCTATTAGATGAAAATGATGGATTGGTTGTGGGGAAATACCTAGATAACTTGAAGTACAGCAAAACCCCCATAGTACTTGATGGTGTAACGGTAGGTTATTTTGCCGTCTCCAAGCGGGAGAGATTAACCCAAGGCTATGAAGTCGAATTTATTGAGCAGCAACAGCAGTATCTCTGGCTTATCGCATTGTTAGCCATTGCCTTAGTGCTGCTTATTACCCGCCCCTTGGCTCGTCACTTAGTCGAGCCTATCAAGGTCATCACCCGTGGAATGCACAAGTTAACCCAAGGGGATTATCAACATACCGTCGATTTAAAACGACAAGATGAATTTGGCCAATTAAGTCGAGACTACAATGAGCTGGCGATCATATTGGCAGCAAATGACAGTGCTAGAAAACGTTGGTTAGCCAACATTTCTCATGAACTGCGTACGCCAGTGGCTATTTTACGTGGTGAGCTAGAAGCCATGATCGATGAGGTCCGCCCTCTGACTATGGATAATGTGGGTTCAGCCCATGATGAAGTGAAGCATCTGCAACGGCTTATCGAAGATCTACACTTACTCACCAGTGCCGATATTGGGGCCATGCATTACCGCAAACAAGAGGAAGAGCTAACTCAAGTTTTAGCTAATGAGCTGGATAAATATCGCAGTTATTTAGCAAGCGCAGGCATAACGCTAAATATAGAGCCGACCATTGAGTCAAAGGCAAGCCAGCACCCTATACTTATCTATGCTGATACCACTCGCTTATATCAATTATTTGAAAATATTATTAATAATGCAGTGAAGTATTCTTCAGCCACTGTGCTTACCCTCTCTGTAAAGCAAGAAATAAGCTCAAGCAACATAGTGTTAATCACTTTTGAGGATAACGGTGTGGGTGTAGAAGAGAAGCACTTAGCGCACTTATTTGAGCATCTGTATCGCGTCGATGATTCACGCAATCGTCAAACCGGGGGCTCGGGGCTTGGATTATCCATTTGCCGTCATATCGTCGCTGCGCATCAAGGCGAAATTTGGGCTGAAAAATCCTCCTTAGGCGGACTCGCTATTCACATCCGCCTTAAGATCATTTAA
- a CDS encoding YHYH protein codes for MKYRHASNRLTPQQLLCLLVTCALAGCGGDSADSPAEVPVDSVLTIDTGSTTGTDTGAATTVGFTAGVLCDYFNDTYNNSASVDAYSTAQWSCTDTSRELSANGLPDHEVGTFPNAHNPNAISGQSVSASLALAPTQTSTVRILGGPRGATGYVLNGVKIDAGTAGSCDDSGAVCSLSDNSGGWSIEALGQTSFNFGTDDNNAHVQPGGSYHYHGMPEGFITKQGGNSSSMTLIGWAADGFPIYARYGYSQADDASSAVKSMTGSYQLVSTISASRPSTDTYPLGTFKQDWVYVAGSGDLDECNGRIGVTPEFPEGIYHYYATDSYPFFQRCVKGE; via the coding sequence ATGAAATATAGACATGCATCTAATCGCTTAACCCCTCAGCAACTTCTTTGCCTTTTAGTGACATGCGCATTAGCAGGATGTGGTGGCGACAGTGCTGATAGCCCAGCCGAAGTCCCTGTGGACTCAGTTTTAACCATAGATACGGGGTCAACAACAGGTACTGATACGGGGGCCGCGACAACGGTTGGCTTCACAGCAGGGGTATTGTGTGACTACTTTAATGATACCTACAATAACTCAGCCTCGGTAGATGCATACAGTACTGCCCAGTGGAGTTGTACTGATACAAGCCGCGAACTCAGTGCGAATGGATTACCCGATCATGAGGTGGGCACATTTCCCAATGCCCATAACCCTAATGCTATTTCAGGGCAGTCTGTATCGGCAAGCTTAGCCCTTGCACCTACGCAAACGTCGACGGTTAGAATCTTAGGCGGGCCAAGAGGTGCCACCGGTTATGTGCTCAATGGTGTCAAGATTGATGCCGGTACTGCCGGCAGCTGTGATGATTCAGGCGCGGTTTGTAGCTTGAGTGATAACAGCGGTGGTTGGAGCATAGAAGCCCTAGGGCAGACCAGCTTTAACTTCGGCACCGATGACAACAATGCCCATGTACAACCTGGCGGCAGCTATCATTATCACGGCATGCCAGAAGGCTTTATCACTAAACAGGGTGGTAATAGCAGCTCCATGACACTGATTGGCTGGGCGGCAGATGGCTTTCCTATTTATGCTCGTTACGGTTATAGCCAAGCCGATGATGCAAGCTCAGCAGTAAAGTCCATGACAGGCAGCTATCAGCTTGTTAGCACTATCAGTGCCTCAAGACCTTCAACGGATACCTATCCTCTAGGCACTTTTAAGCAAGATTGGGTCTATGTGGCGGGTTCTGGGGATTTAGATGAATGTAACGGCAGAATTGGTGTCACTCCTGAGTTTCCAGAGGGGATATATCATTATTATGCGACAGACAGCTACCCATTTTTTCAGCGCTGCGTTAAAGGGGAATAA
- a CDS encoding IS30-like element ISSde3 family transposase gives MSYQQLTEGRRYQISVLLDQGISITLIAKAINCHRATVYRELKRCHALQGYCPDSAQASACKMRRHSAKYKIPDTRINVVRFLLQHDWSPEQISRVLSGMNQAVSHEWIYRFVARNKRQGGKLYRHLRQGHKRYRRGKKEKAPAIKNGTSIDSRPAIVDTRERFGDWEIDTVLGKHGTGSIVTILERKTRFYLIKKVASKSAEDVTKATIELLMPYKQYVHTITADNGREFAHHEVIANALDTSFYFAHPYSSWERGANENANGLLRQYVKKGTDLRTVSDDIILFAQNRINYRPKKCLKFKQPAVVFKQLAA, from the coding sequence ATGAGTTATCAGCAGTTGACTGAGGGAAGAAGATATCAGATTTCAGTCCTTTTAGACCAGGGTATTTCGATAACTTTGATTGCAAAAGCTATCAATTGTCATCGTGCGACTGTCTATCGAGAACTAAAACGTTGTCATGCCCTGCAGGGTTATTGTCCTGACAGCGCTCAAGCCAGTGCGTGTAAGATGCGGCGTCATTCAGCCAAATATAAGATCCCCGATACAAGAATAAACGTCGTCCGCTTCCTACTGCAACATGATTGGAGCCCAGAGCAGATTTCACGGGTGTTATCGGGCATGAACCAAGCGGTTAGTCATGAATGGATTTACCGCTTTGTGGCAAGGAATAAACGTCAAGGCGGCAAGCTATATCGCCATCTACGGCAAGGTCATAAGCGCTATCGCAGAGGTAAAAAAGAGAAAGCACCAGCGATTAAAAATGGCACCTCTATCGACTCTAGACCTGCCATTGTTGATACCCGTGAGCGTTTTGGTGATTGGGAAATCGATACCGTATTAGGCAAGCATGGGACAGGTTCAATCGTGACAATTTTAGAGCGAAAGACCCGTTTTTATTTAATAAAGAAAGTGGCCTCAAAATCTGCTGAAGATGTGACTAAAGCGACTATCGAATTATTGATGCCCTATAAGCAATATGTGCACACTATAACTGCCGATAATGGTCGTGAATTCGCTCATCATGAAGTCATAGCCAACGCGCTAGACACCTCGTTTTACTTTGCTCATCCGTATAGTTCTTGGGAACGTGGCGCCAATGAAAATGCCAACGGTTTATTAAGGCAGTATGTAAAAAAAGGGACTGACTTAAGGACAGTAAGCGACGACATCATCTTATTTGCCCAGAACAGGATTAATTACAGACCTAAGAAATGTTTGAAGTTTAAGCAGCCAGCTGTTGTGTTTAAACAATTAGCCGCTTAA
- a CDS encoding thioesterase II family protein, giving the protein MVKAKIFTIPKPRIAPKLRVFCFPFAGGSFTTYIPWVHCLNDDVELVLITLPGRASRVSELSHDQMASIISELLEQKSIFADVPYIFFGHSLGSRIAFELAVNLQYLGITSPQYFIASGSRAPHLASRRESIHHLPKSEFIQKLGELNGTPKEVLSNSELIDFFIPALRADFKVAHDYRAKKIPIESPILVLGGKDDIDVTHLELLAWRELSQRETKITLIPGGHFFINEHKSVVIEQVDFVVNLVLTCNEMKHVDEIF; this is encoded by the coding sequence GTGGTAAAAGCTAAAATATTTACTATACCAAAACCTAGAATAGCGCCAAAGCTTCGTGTATTTTGCTTTCCTTTTGCTGGCGGCTCGTTCACCACTTATATTCCTTGGGTTCATTGCCTTAATGACGACGTAGAATTAGTATTAATTACTCTCCCAGGGCGAGCCTCTAGAGTGAGCGAACTCTCACATGACCAGATGGCGTCAATCATAAGTGAATTATTGGAGCAGAAATCTATCTTTGCTGATGTCCCCTATATTTTCTTTGGGCATAGTCTAGGTAGTCGAATTGCTTTTGAATTAGCAGTGAATCTACAATATTTAGGTATCACATCGCCACAGTATTTTATCGCTTCAGGTAGTAGAGCTCCTCACTTAGCGTCACGCCGCGAAAGTATTCACCACCTTCCTAAATCAGAGTTTATTCAAAAACTCGGTGAGCTCAATGGCACGCCTAAAGAGGTGTTGTCTAATAGTGAATTGATTGATTTTTTTATTCCCGCTCTTCGTGCTGACTTTAAAGTCGCCCACGATTATAGGGCAAAAAAAATACCGATTGAAAGCCCTATTCTGGTGTTGGGTGGGAAGGATGATATTGATGTCACGCACCTTGAACTTTTAGCATGGAGGGAACTTTCTCAACGTGAGACTAAGATAACACTCATACCGGGAGGTCATTTTTTTATTAATGAACATAAAAGTGTAGTGATAGAGCAAGTGGATTTTGTGGTAAATCTTGTTTTGACTTGTAATGAAATGAAGCATGTTGATGAAATTTTCTAA
- the greB gene encoding transcription elongation factor GreB, producing MKTNLITAEGLAKLTHELNYLWREYRPEITKKVAWAASLGDRSENADYKENKRLLRQIDGRVRFLRKRIEALKVVPYAAEQEGKVFFGAWVEIENDEGVKKRFRIVGPDEIYGDAKGYISIDSPMARALLKKEVDDDASVLTPTGEQFWYINKIFYQGGL from the coding sequence GTGAAAACCAATCTGATCACGGCTGAAGGTTTAGCCAAGTTAACCCATGAGTTAAATTATCTTTGGCGTGAGTATCGCCCAGAAATCACCAAGAAAGTGGCCTGGGCGGCAAGCCTTGGGGATCGCTCAGAAAATGCCGACTACAAAGAAAATAAGCGTCTACTGAGACAAATCGATGGCCGAGTGCGCTTCCTGCGTAAACGCATTGAGGCGCTAAAAGTGGTGCCTTATGCAGCAGAGCAAGAGGGCAAAGTCTTTTTCGGCGCCTGGGTCGAAATTGAAAATGATGAGGGCGTAAAAAAGCGCTTTCGCATTGTTGGCCCAGATGAAATATATGGCGATGCGAAAGGTTATATTTCAATTGATTCACCCATGGCACGAGCACTGTTGAAAAAAGAAGTCGATGATGATGCCAGTGTGCTAACCCCTACAGGGGAGCAGTTTTGGTATATCAACAAAATATTTTATCAAGGTGGGCTATAG
- a CDS encoding alpha/beta hydrolase has product MRKYLYIIKINFNTLTWLIDVHVVIFALLLMVNGGFVMMNHFLKITKKISLKTSILISVLLGFFTSYAVIAGTAVNNEFSRAGVLSHVYSSNLLARDYVIDVILPPGFNPQDQDKKYPVIYILDGYVHFPMTGFNMYLEQLVGDDGASKTPKAIVVGIEQPIMKYDWKIRTLDMTPTEIEKNGNVIGGGADKFLSFLNDELKPFINSTYSGDVNDQTILGHSLGGLFTLYTLFSQPESFDRYVIGSPTTWWDDDYIFELEDDFSEGNVDLKKHVYLFVGGDEVCNSDGELCGVAGVRKMTRKLKSRGYASLNVTKKVFKNEHHNSVVAPGYDQGLKFVMGRLTRKSK; this is encoded by the coding sequence ATGCGAAAATATTTGTACATCATAAAAATTAACTTCAACACATTAACTTGGTTAATAGATGTTCATGTTGTGATTTTTGCTTTATTATTAATGGTTAATGGAGGTTTTGTAATGATGAATCATTTTCTGAAAATAACAAAAAAAATCAGTCTTAAAACAAGTATTTTAATATCTGTTTTGTTAGGTTTTTTCACTTCATATGCAGTCATCGCAGGGACCGCAGTAAATAACGAGTTTTCTAGAGCCGGCGTGTTATCCCATGTATACAGTTCTAATTTGTTAGCACGAGACTATGTGATTGATGTTATATTGCCACCGGGGTTCAATCCACAAGATCAAGATAAAAAATATCCAGTTATATATATACTTGACGGTTATGTTCATTTCCCAATGACAGGCTTTAATATGTACTTAGAACAATTAGTCGGAGATGATGGTGCTAGTAAAACCCCCAAGGCAATTGTTGTTGGTATTGAACAGCCAATAATGAAGTATGATTGGAAAATAAGAACTCTTGATATGACACCTACTGAAATTGAAAAAAATGGAAATGTGATAGGTGGTGGTGCTGACAAGTTTTTATCATTTCTTAATGATGAGCTGAAACCATTTATTAATTCAACCTATTCTGGTGATGTAAATGATCAAACTATATTAGGGCATTCCTTAGGCGGATTGTTTACCTTGTATACACTTTTTTCACAACCAGAAAGTTTTGACCGTTATGTAATTGGCAGTCCAACTACTTGGTGGGATGATGATTACATTTTTGAACTTGAAGATGATTTTTCTGAGGGAAATGTAGATTTAAAAAAGCATGTTTATCTATTTGTTGGGGGAGATGAGGTCTGCAATTCTGACGGTGAGCTATGTGGTGTTGCTGGTGTTAGGAAGATGACTAGAAAATTGAAGTCCAGAGGTTATGCAAGCTTAAATGTTACAAAGAAAGTATTTAAAAATGAACATCATAATTCTGTTGTAGCTCCAGGATATGATCAGGGCCTTAAATTTGTCATGGGAAGATTAACAAGGAAGAGCAAATAA
- a CDS encoding Tex family protein translates to MHSTSQTIAQIIAQELNVREQQVMATIALLDEGSTVPFIARYRKEATGGLDDTQLRNLYSRLGYLRELNDRRQVVLSSIKAQDKLTPALEHEINQADSKTRLEDLYLPFKPKRRTKGMIAIEAGLEPLADFLLANRNADIDAKAAEFINSAAGFSDEKAVLEGARYILMERFAEDAELIRKVRSHLAQHAVLESKVMKGKEKEGSKFRDYFEHTEALHKVPSHRALAMLRGRNESMLSLSMNADPDTQAIDGSYCEVIIADHFNLKLSDTSVDAWLKTVVTATWRIKIALQMENEMISQMRERAEEEAIKVFARNLGDLLMAPPAGAKATMGLDPGLRTGVKVAIVDNTGKFVAHTVIYPHAPQNVWDKSIRTLANLVNMHKVELIAIGNGTASRETDKLAGEVIASLKDTHPNLTKIMVSEAGASVYSASELAAEEFPNLDVSIRGAVSIARRLQDPLAELVKIEPKSIGVGQYQHDVSQSQLSSSLDAVIEDCVNGVGVDLNMASAPLLAQVAGLNKTLAKNLVDYRDEHGQFTNRKQLLKVARLGPKAFEQAAGFLRIRGGDNPLDASSVHPEAYKLVETIAQKTQQAIDSLIGNSGLLSSIKAEDFVSDEFGLPTINDILAELDKPGRDPRGEFKTASFKEGVEELKDLKPEMILEGVVTNVTNFGAFVDVGVHQDGLVHISSLTDKFVSDPHTIVKAGDVVKVKVMEVDIERRRIGLSMRLDEAINTSASSVKPKQDNRGSAANKTSTNTGITNKGASANNGKPTGRKAPAPKAAPANAAMGNAFADAFAKMKK, encoded by the coding sequence ATGCATTCTACATCTCAGACTATTGCCCAGATCATCGCTCAGGAACTCAATGTCCGTGAGCAACAAGTGATGGCGACTATTGCCTTGCTAGACGAAGGCTCGACCGTTCCTTTTATCGCGCGCTATCGTAAAGAGGCCACCGGCGGCTTAGATGATACTCAGCTGCGTAACTTATACAGCCGTTTAGGATATTTGCGCGAGCTTAATGATCGCCGTCAAGTGGTGCTGTCGAGTATTAAAGCTCAAGATAAGCTCACCCCAGCCTTAGAGCATGAGATAAATCAGGCGGACAGTAAAACCCGCCTCGAAGACTTGTATTTACCCTTTAAACCAAAGCGCCGTACCAAGGGCATGATTGCCATCGAAGCTGGGCTGGAGCCTTTGGCGGATTTTCTGCTGGCTAATCGCAATGCAGATATCGACGCAAAAGCCGCTGAATTTATTAATTCTGCTGCGGGCTTTAGCGATGAGAAAGCTGTGCTCGAAGGCGCACGTTATATCTTGATGGAACGCTTCGCCGAAGATGCTGAACTTATTCGCAAAGTACGTAGTCACCTTGCCCAGCATGCGGTGCTGGAAAGTAAGGTGATGAAAGGCAAAGAAAAAGAAGGGTCAAAATTCCGCGATTATTTTGAGCATACAGAAGCCCTTCATAAGGTGCCCTCTCACCGTGCGCTCGCCATGCTACGTGGCCGCAATGAAAGCATGTTAAGTTTATCGATGAATGCCGACCCTGATACTCAGGCTATCGATGGCAGTTATTGCGAGGTGATTATCGCCGATCATTTCAACTTGAAGTTGAGCGATACTAGTGTCGATGCTTGGCTTAAAACTGTGGTGACTGCGACTTGGCGCATCAAGATTGCGCTGCAAATGGAAAATGAAATGATTTCCCAGATGCGTGAGCGCGCCGAAGAAGAAGCCATTAAAGTCTTCGCCCGTAATCTTGGCGATCTATTGATGGCGCCACCTGCAGGGGCGAAAGCCACCATGGGACTAGATCCTGGCCTTAGAACCGGAGTCAAAGTCGCGATAGTGGATAACACAGGTAAATTTGTGGCTCATACTGTGATTTACCCCCATGCGCCGCAAAATGTGTGGGACAAATCCATTCGCACCTTGGCTAATCTTGTGAATATGCACAAGGTTGAGCTTATTGCCATAGGTAACGGCACAGCATCACGGGAAACTGATAAGTTGGCAGGCGAAGTCATCGCAAGCCTTAAAGACACCCACCCAAATCTAACTAAAATTATGGTCAGCGAAGCGGGCGCCTCTGTGTATTCGGCCTCCGAGCTTGCGGCTGAAGAATTCCCTAACTTAGATGTGTCTATTCGCGGCGCCGTGTCTATTGCTCGCCGCCTGCAAGACCCGCTTGCCGAGTTGGTCAAAATTGAGCCTAAGTCTATTGGTGTGGGTCAATATCAGCACGATGTGAGTCAGAGTCAGTTGTCATCATCCTTGGATGCGGTGATCGAAGACTGCGTGAACGGCGTCGGTGTGGATCTCAATATGGCCTCGGCGCCATTGCTGGCACAGGTTGCGGGCTTAAATAAAACCTTGGCGAAGAATCTCGTAGATTACCGTGATGAGCACGGCCAATTTACTAACCGTAAGCAACTGCTCAAAGTGGCACGCCTCGGGCCTAAAGCCTTTGAGCAGGCGGCAGGCTTCTTGCGTATTCGCGGGGGTGATAACCCCTTAGATGCCTCATCAGTCCATCCTGAAGCGTATAAATTAGTGGAAACCATAGCCCAAAAGACCCAGCAAGCCATAGACAGCCTGATTGGCAATAGCGGTTTACTGTCTAGTATCAAAGCCGAAGATTTTGTCAGCGATGAATTTGGTTTGCCGACCATCAATGACATCTTGGCCGAGCTTGATAAACCAGGGCGCGACCCTCGCGGCGAGTTTAAGACTGCAAGCTTTAAAGAGGGTGTTGAAGAGCTGAAGGACTTAAAGCCTGAGATGATTTTAGAAGGTGTGGTCACTAATGTGACTAACTTTGGTGCTTTTGTTGATGTGGGTGTACATCAAGACGGTTTAGTGCATATTTCATCCTTAACTGACAAATTTGTTAGCGATCCGCACACTATAGTCAAAGCTGGCGATGTGGTTAAAGTTAAAGTGATGGAAGTGGACATTGAGCGCCGCCGTATTGGCCTAAGCATGCGTCTGGATGAGGCCATTAATACCAGCGCTAGCAGCGTGAAGCCTAAGCAAGATAATCGTGGCAGTGCTGCGAATAAAACGAGCACTAACACAGGCATTACCAACAAAGGTGCGAGCGCTAATAACGGGAAACCTACCGGCAGAAAAGCGCCTGCGCCCAAAGCGGCCCCTGCTAACGCAGCTATGGGCAACGCCTTCGCTGATGCCTTTGCAAAAATGAAGAAATAA
- a CDS encoding AAA family ATPase gives MNFDEKPYLRSIALKHQGLAEAKVTLIDGEFHDESAVRVQDCYPFTIPALAGFDSLDFDADVTFFVGENGSGKSTLLEAIAVAMGLNAEGGNKNTHFATKVSHSNLGYYLKTIKSFKKPKDSYFLRAESFYNLASYMEEDGREAYLGSYGGTSLHQQSHGESFMATLLHKFRGQGLYLMDEPEAALSPSRQLAALSAIHQLVENKSQFIIATHSPILLAYPRAKIYQFSNQGIVQITYQETEHYQITKAFLNQPEKLLASLGVG, from the coding sequence ATGAATTTTGATGAAAAACCTTATCTGCGTAGCATAGCCCTCAAACATCAAGGTTTGGCAGAGGCTAAGGTGACGCTCATTGATGGTGAGTTCCATGATGAGTCCGCTGTCAGGGTTCAAGATTGTTATCCATTTACCATACCTGCTCTCGCAGGTTTTGATAGCCTAGACTTTGATGCCGATGTGACCTTCTTTGTGGGGGAGAATGGTTCAGGAAAGTCCACCCTATTGGAAGCCATAGCTGTCGCTATGGGCTTAAACGCCGAAGGGGGCAATAAAAATACCCATTTTGCCACCAAGGTGAGTCATTCAAACCTTGGTTATTACCTTAAAACCATCAAAAGTTTTAAGAAACCTAAAGACAGCTATTTCCTGCGGGCGGAGAGTTTTTATAATCTAGCCTCTTATATGGAAGAGGATGGCAGAGAGGCGTATTTGGGCAGCTATGGCGGCACCTCTTTACATCAGCAGTCACACGGCGAATCATTTATGGCAACCTTACTGCATAAGTTCAGAGGCCAAGGCTTATACCTGATGGATGAGCCAGAAGCCGCGTTGTCACCCAGCAGGCAATTAGCCGCTTTGTCTGCAATACATCAACTAGTGGAAAATAAGTCGCAATTTATTATCGCCACCCATTCACCCATTTTACTGGCTTACCCCAGAGCGAAGATTTATCAATTCTCCAACCAAGGGATAGTACAGATTACTTATCAAGAGACAGAGCATTATCAAATCACTAAGGCTTTTCTAAATCAGCCAGAAAAGTTACTGGCAAGCTTAGGGGTGGGCTAA
- a CDS encoding GGDEF domain-containing protein has translation MSSFYHSCRYLVMPILLTAVLLGLIEHFQNQWLNWQQTIEQMPYWLLGCATIIALQFNRSRLSYIGVLLLSFYALSQNSGFDPKENELILISGGLIIAVFSFIKDRGLISVHSLLRLGVILGCFLTAYLWILVLSHFSQQMLSLHQNYLPFLSASHFSRLPLYPIGLILLIKLSLQSSLLQTSLGVTFLLWVLHFSAPNWLPLAVQLNVIALFFLATVIIDSYFLAYRDELTGLPSRRALFNLSLSLGRKYSVAMVDIDHFKKFNDTYGHDVGDQVLKLVAAKLAQVTGGGKAFRYGGEEFTIVFPRKEVKRVFPHLDDVRESVEEYEIVLREEKRKGKEDKQASKKRTKKAPAKQRTVSVTVSIGCAQHQADQSFEQCMKEADKALYKAKERGRNQVCS, from the coding sequence TTGAGCAGCTTCTATCATTCTTGCCGTTATCTAGTCATGCCTATATTATTGACGGCGGTATTGCTTGGATTAATTGAACACTTTCAAAACCAATGGCTTAACTGGCAGCAAACCATAGAACAAATGCCATACTGGCTATTGGGCTGTGCGACTATTATTGCGTTGCAATTTAACCGTAGTCGACTCAGTTATATTGGCGTGTTGTTGTTAAGTTTTTATGCCCTAAGTCAAAATTCAGGTTTTGATCCCAAAGAAAATGAATTAATTTTAATTAGCGGCGGTTTAATTATTGCCGTTTTCAGCTTTATCAAAGACCGTGGCCTTATCAGTGTGCACAGTTTATTGAGGCTGGGAGTGATCTTAGGCTGCTTTTTAACCGCTTATTTATGGATACTGGTATTGAGTCATTTTTCACAGCAAATGTTGAGTCTGCATCAAAATTACCTGCCATTTTTGTCCGCCAGTCACTTCTCAAGATTACCGCTTTATCCCATAGGCTTAATTTTACTCATCAAATTAAGCTTGCAAAGCAGCCTACTGCAGACCAGCTTAGGTGTAACTTTCTTGCTGTGGGTACTGCATTTCAGTGCGCCTAATTGGCTACCCTTAGCCGTACAGCTCAATGTTATCGCCTTATTCTTCCTCGCCACAGTAATCATTGACTCCTACTTTCTTGCCTACCGTGATGAGCTGACAGGATTACCCTCTAGACGCGCCTTATTTAATTTAAGCCTCTCCTTGGGGCGTAAATACAGTGTCGCCATGGTAGATATCGATCACTTTAAAAAATTCAATGACACCTACGGTCATGATGTTGGCGATCAGGTGCTCAAGTTAGTGGCTGCAAAACTCGCCCAAGTGACCGGTGGCGGTAAAGCCTTTCGTTACGGCGGTGAAGAGTTCACCATAGTGTTCCCAAGAAAAGAAGTTAAACGCGTTTTCCCGCATTTAGATGATGTCAGAGAAAGTGTAGAAGAATACGAAATCGTATTAAGGGAAGAGAAGCGTAAGGGTAAAGAAGATAAACAAGCCAGTAAAAAACGCACTAAAAAAGCACCAGCGAAACAACGCACTGTGAGTGTCACCGTCTCGATAGGTTGTGCCCAACATCAAGCAGACCAAAGCTTTGAGCAATGCATGAAAGAAGCCGATAAAGCATTATACAAAGCCAAAGAGCGGGGTCGAAATCAAGTGTGTAGTTAA